The following DNA comes from Papaver somniferum cultivar HN1 unplaced genomic scaffold, ASM357369v1 unplaced-scaffold_128, whole genome shotgun sequence.
TTCAAGGGATAATCACCAAGGAATTCATGTGAAATCAGTACCATAGTTTTGTTATTAATCACCGTCGTCTCTGAGATATTATCTAAGCCATCTCATAAAGGTTCCAAAATATTTCTCCACCAATATGAGTGGAAATTTGTACATTAAACTAATTCGAGAGGAAACGAATATAGCATTTGACTTTGAGAGTAAGAAATTTAAAAGAGGTGGTTGTGCGGGTTGAATCGTAGGACTGGTATCGatctccatttttttctttcaaattaaCCGATGTTAACGCTAAACTATAAGTTAGACCGAAATTGTTACTTGACTTAGTTGACTAATGGGTCAACAACACAAACACTAAATTGGACAAACATGGGATCCAAATCCTTTACCATACCAAAACTTACGACCTAAACACTAACTAATTTACTCATTTCTTATCAATCCACatgaattattttttattttttattttttatttttttctttccgcCGCCGAATGTCTTTTTAAATTTTTGAACACTTCACCAACTTACTATATATCAGTGGGTTGTACAATGGGGGATATCTTGTCGCGAAACACCTCGAGTTGGGCATATGAAACGCTTGCTAGCTCGTAATTTCAGATCGAACTCTTGGAAattggaagtaacagtactagaTTTAATAAAGATTCAACACTATTGCACTGTTACTAACATTGGGAGGAAATAGTCCGAAAAAGAAACTATAACATATTAAAGAGCAAATGCAATTAATACTTTTAGTAACCAAGTAGCAACGACGCCGCCAACTAGTTAAACATTTATGctaattaattaatatttataaACCTGAACAAAAACTCTCTAAGATAGCAGCTATAGTCATCGATTCATCATTATCTAAAGCATCAATGTCATTATCTAAATCCTCATAAGATTGCTGCTGATCATGAAGATGGTAACTTGTCTCTTCTTCTAACTTTGGTGTTGGAGGTGGCGACGGTGGTGGagtagaaagaagaagagaagtgggAGGTGTTGGTGAAGGTTGCGGTGAAGTTGTTGATAGTGATAGAGGAACAAGAAACGGGTAATAGAAGTTCGTACGAGCTCGACCTAATCCGCTAATAGAAATAGCTGAGATATCATAAGTTAATGCAGCTTCTTCTTCGGTATCAAAAGTTCCTAACCAATGCCTTTCTTTAGTAAATGGGTTTCTAATCTCCGCTGCATATCGTCCCCATGGCCTTCTTCTTACCCCAAGATACTTACTCGACTGTCTCGATCGCCTCCTTGCCGTATTTTCTACTTGCTGCAGAACCTGTTGATTATGAGGAAAATTTTCCATTATTCTGTAAAAGTATTtgttagaggactaatagttttACTTGAAACTAAACTTGTGTTTAATGTTGCGTCAGTGAAGCCGTTTACAACTTTATATTGAGAAAGACCCCCAAAATGAGGGTTTAATGATAGTTGCATTATAAAAAAGCTTATTGGGATTGAttttttaaattaaataattatattTTCACTAATGGGGATCTTAAGTGAGTATTAAAATAGGGGacattttgactttgggtcccataaaatggtatacctttgcatttggagcctaactttgtccagctttgagtttgggtcccGGTCAAAGATTGACTATTCTTGACCATCCAACAATCAGTTAAATATGAgatattttaacaaaaataaaacgtTTTCGTTAGTCATTTCACTGTCTTGGATAACTTGGTAGAGttagtaaataaataaaaagtaatattttCGTTAAAATAACCCATATTTAACTGATTGTTGGATGGTCAAGAATAGTCAACCTTTGATCGGGACCCAAACTCAAAACTGGACAAAGTTAGGCTCCAAATGCAAAGGTATACCATTTTAtgggacccaaagtcaaaatatcccttaaaATAGGGGTTTCAATATTGGTGTTGATAGTAAAACAATAAGATGGGtttaatttgttgttgttgtagaggGCAGGTCAGAGTGAAGCAGGAGGAAGTGGTCAAATAATTGAGTGATGTGTTCCTATAGTGGTTAGCTGATCATATTAATTTCAGATTCTGTTGAGGTTCCATGTTTTACTCATAATAATTAGTTTATTCTTTTGATGTATTATATTTATGTGTATTTTATTATAAACCCCAGCAAATAATTCACAAATCATGATGTAATGGTAaataacctcgcgtttttagaggccactcaaaaggatttaggggccatcaatttatacccatccaaagactctagttaaggggtaccctatatgatattgaagttacataaatgcccttctgataaaaccgtataaaaaccaaatcaaaaaaaattctactcatttcaactcttcttcttccagtttcatatcttccgattgtggaagaaaaaaaactttccctcgttcaaccgaaacatcgccgcgaatcgtaaaatcaaaacatcgtcgattcgtttataaaacaatggataagggaaatgaaacccacagacctagaaccaaaaatgttgctcggggtatcgatccaaagatcgGGATTttagaaagaaataaagaaattctttctgcaaatgaagaagaacgcgaagaacaagtacccggcaatgtagttggtggtggcggttccgatagtcaaacacttcgtcaacttcaaatggccccaattaggtaagaatctatcatttttggtgtttatttcgctttaattcgacgaatcgagaaaaaaaatttctagggttttcggttttttatccagattcgggcgatattcatgcttatttacttccgaatgtagtcgtgttctttgtttctcaagaacatcgacagtattcgggagatatatttgttggttatcagtcgaatattgttggccatatcttcctggatacaaactggtaataatcggtagtttgatgaattttttggcttccgaatatatttaagtagacacacagtattcggaagtacactcactaccgaatatatatattgaaaaaatctcaaaatttctgatacaggaaaaatcccattttggggccagtatttattcggaagacaatataatgttttatacctccgattgtgtaggataaaattttagagtttctgaactccagttgatgaatattcggttgtaaaaatgtttagttatattccgattgtttttcatttggcaaaaatatgtgtcttcttacttccgaatttgtttattcgggttatagttgtgtacttttgcttctgattgtgtaggatgaaaaatttagagcttctgaactctaattgatgcatattcggttgtaaacatgtttagttatatttcgattgttttgtattcgggaacagtatgtgtctttttactcccgaatgtgtacattcgggttgtatttccatactttgtcttccgattgtatagtttgtaaatattgttcctttctttgttgtttagacaaagtcgagaaaggaggaagaaagtgacagctagtgctaggagggaaaggagcgccaaagataattcaagtgctcaacaaagcttacaagaacaaagcagtcaacaaggagtgcaaccaagtgctgaacaaagtgtagaacaacaaggcagtgaacaagggatgcaaccaagtgttgaacaagccgctcaacaaagtgcagaaccaacttctccacaagttacaccccaccatgaaattgaaccagttgatccagtgccaagagtagaagaataaggacaaccaagtggtacccaaaaagacaaaaaaggaaaagatggtgtaaagaaggatattgctaagaaagcatcacatcttgtccctcagcacttgaagaagaagggtattctagcaggcacaatccttgggctaccggcggatggaggaaaattgctatttggatacaaagactcatgggccagagaaatatacgaaaccgaggtaataaaattactattttttattaatgtattgtctatgtgttatatcgtaatatttgtattaaggatttttttatgtactttaataggatcatcaagatgcggtccgtctactcaaacctaccgccgcaccaacaaaaatgcttgcgtggcctttatccggtgaatgtgaaaggttcaagtcaattgttgccaaatcggggttagctaatgcagccgagaattcattgttggaacatgatcgtgtggccatatcggcgttcgtggagagaatgtatcctgagaccgatactttccatatgccgtttggggagatgactattactccggatgatgttgtgcatattcttaaccttcccgaccaaggcacagctgtgaagtttaactacacaaagcagttaagttgggcacaactttatgctctaactaaaaagtgcttaggttgggatgaagagacaacaacagcagagtttaggaggcatgcaagttaaagaacaagacagatcaacattacagctttgatgaatatgtttcgaggcaccttggagaaggaaaagaatggaacgttaactgatgagcaagtgaaccacggtgccaccgcatatctcctttgtgtattgggatgtgtcatattccccaatacttttggcaaccggatcgacgccgaccttatacaacttttttatcctatccatgaaGTCgatgactattcttggggcacggcatgcctagcattcttgatggaagagttgagaaaggcttcgaggctaggaaccttccaagttgccgggaacgtggctctattgcaggttttttctttaactctataactcactctatagttattcagtagacaatacatatgatgcatatccataactccaaatgacgcatattcggtaggaaattatccatctcttttcccgaatgttggttattcggtggttatgtacttactttgttttccgattatatacaatcggaaatattcttttgatattagaaccgaatatacaggccagaaaagctataggttactgaactccaaatgacacatactcggtaggaaattatccatctcttttcccgaatgttggttattcggtggttaggtacttactttgttttccgattatatacaatcggaaatattcttttgatattagcacCGAATATAcatgccagaaaaactataggttactgatttgtgtggtacattcgaaagtttgggtaactaagttggacaagttcaaatgacaatgatttgtgtggtacattcgaaaattttgttaactgagttaacttccgattatttcaagttcaaaatttgaaaagtatcagtttttcccaaattctgatttttgggccatcgttcattcggaactttacaaaaaaaattatcctccgaatattacaagttcaaaacaaaccatcccATGGCTCTAGgaggttccaagggccaatatagaaggttagacaccccatattcggaagttctggtaacttagttaacttccgattatttcaagttcaaaatttgaaaagtatcagtttttcccaaattatgatttttgggccatcgttcattcagaactttacaaaaacaattatcctccgaatactacaagttcaaaacaaaccatcccatggctctaggtggttccaagggccaatatagaaggttagacaccccatattcggaagttctggtaactgagttaacttccgattatttcaagttcaaaatttgaaaagtatcagtttttcccaaattctgatttttgggccatcgttcattcggaactttacaaaaaaaattatcctccgaatattacaagttcaaaacaaaccattccatggctctaggtggttccaagggccaatatagaaggttagacaccccatattcggaagttctggtaactgagttaacttccgattatttcaagttcaaaatttgaaaagaattagtttttcccaaattctgatttttgggccatcgttcattcggaactttacaaaaaaaattatccactgaatattaaaagttcaaaacaaaccatcccatggctctaggtggttccaagggccaatatagaaggttagacaccccatattcggaagttctggtaactgagttaacttccgattatttcaagttcaaaatttgaaaagtatcagtttttcccaaattctgatttttgggccatccttcattcggaactttacaaaaaaaattatcctccgaatgttttattcggaggtaatacgtgtatcgttagcaaccgactgtagtgcatcattggtacgaaacctcaacggccatattttcagaaacctcaacggccatattttcaaaaattagagccgttggaactctaatctatataaggagggtaacccctctcagttattattgagtaaaaaatcagaatgaaaaacattttcaatggcaagtccatcatcaatcgacaacatacttagaagatgcaagcgaacaactacatcaattgcagcaatggaagaagaaatacgaaaaaggaacaaacaacccaaaaaaattaaaccatcgttagtggcaacgaaggaggaggaagaggaaatcaacgctaagaagcgaggtgaagaacaattccatcatagagaaagattaaaacaagttgaggaagagaccgaatggataaaaaattattacattgtgaaagatctacccaaagaacagcaggacgatcgtatattttggattaacgtttcattgggtccttttgttggtaagtacaagaagccacgccacaattatgaaccatcccatgtttcttcaagggtgcaccatgttataaaattgtgcaccgagtacaaccgtattcttgctaggcacagagacgacaggtttgcggcacaagatgcttattccaagtggagaggagagtcgtttctacatttcgaagccacgttgattgttgcatctcggactgggaaaaaagaataagatgtgatgtttgagtgctgtaaattcaaatttttaatattaatcggcggtttgataaaatatgaaattcccgaatatgattaatcggattgaagtgttattAATATTGTTGTTCCGATTACTGATTAATATTcgtaatcaaaacgtgtatcaaagagcccgattcctacattcgggagacaacattgtattatttgcgaccgattaaatcatatatcttcacaaaaaagtttccaaaatacttgtacaaattacatgttcgaaaaaaaaagatcaaacatcgtcatcatccgaggggatcaattcgagtaactcagcgggaaagttgtggtccataacgcgatcccaatcaaccatgttggactcatattgtttcacccaatccttgcaatggttcatcgggaagtaatcgtgccacttactcaatggaggtaacggacaatctttctttactcttaaaccgataaaatgcatttcattcacaaatgccattacgattcttctatctttagccgactcgtcgcaagccgttcttgtgggtgcaaacgtcatgataagtccatacataggaggaacaaagaaatgtaccacgcaattcaaaacgtccactaggagatatccaaatttaggcattgtcatccaatacttggatccgattgtcttcaatccctttcggcacttcacacgcgcaactagtctttgaactcttgttctttgtcgtatctatctcctcgcatcgtcatctccatataaaaacccttgtccttcactagttgtaccgccatcttatttcttaaatattggcattgggtgacatcttcgatatccgcctctctaacgtaacccatttgttccgtagcaacgtgaaacccacaatttccatccccatcaacctcgtcggtcgacaaaacaaatggaatgataagtggagggagttgttccaaatactctttgcatattgtatatgtggatcgatttggtcttccattaagatctctagggcaacgaagagtacctttgtcctcttttatagtaagaatttccattgattgggtttgttGAGAGGCGTTCATtttctcaacaacttcttcgacaacattgggttgacttacttgagaagtctCTGTAGAGATATTTGGCCTTACTTGCCGGGTGGTTGGTcaactttgatcatttcttggacgacctcttttcttaggctccggctcatcttcaaattcggcttccgaacgctcgtgcctagacaatattcttttattagacaaatactccttcaactcttttctttggatggtactcgacacttcggtgttcggcctaccggtgttcttttgcttaataggttcatcaacctcccttaaagaaGGGTGAAGggattcctccaaattatgcatcaatatttgcttcttggtgccgtttgatgtagcgtaacgctcggctattcgtgcaacaattccgactccaagaaagacggaccatcaactaccggggtgttcggagtgaaatttaattgcttccaaaatgggtgaatatcatcgatgtcaatcacttcaacatacctacccaacttatgacgacacgggagtccaatacctatcatatccttgcaaacacaaaccgtattctcgtcatcataagttttataacttcaattgtttcatcatgcgatttattgcccatcttgaaactttatgaacaactccccttagaagcaattttccttaatatgttccatcgggaattggtgtacactaaattgcatacattcctaatctttacgagatcacgattggtgaattcatggattgcttcttggatcgacacaactccattttgactaccaattagtattttctttagtcgaccatgagacccctccgcaatgcttgtcgcctcgttcttgaagttacgatattcatatgtccatgcaaacacaaacctctccttaatcgttaaccattgttttttacaatactcaaccggttttgggtagtccgtgccgtattcatcctcaaatttcttcaagttacattcgtaaaatttcctcggtcatcgaccaaacgattttgtcccatgctttcatgaacattttccaaataattccatcctccttccacttttcttcaaatagcctatcctcttccttacgttcttccacggttaatttactaatgcgctcatcctcttcctttgacctcttggtacccttccttggtcttttagcttggaaatgatgatggcaattggttttgagattgcattgaatgtccacgtacattgcaagtttgggcttccggaaacactaccgctattacatgcattaaggcttgatcattatccgttacaataacccttggaaaattatcaccgttataaatggacctcaacgtctccaacatccaaatgaaactcacattgttctcatgatccattaaaccccatgcaatcgtaaacgtgtttttgtccgaagtatggcaagcaatgttcacaACGACATGTATACTtgttgtcttataagtagcatctatcaacaaaatttgatgaaagcattgagccaattggatcatttcgggatgtgcaagaaaatacgaaccactataacATCTTTTTCCCTTCTCAAGTGTAGCCGtgaactccgctaacc
Coding sequences within:
- the LOC113332087 gene encoding ethylene-responsive transcription factor LEP-like, with protein sequence MENFPHNQQVLQQVENTARRRSRQSSKYLGVRRRPWGRYAAEIRNPFTKERHWLGTFDTEEEAALTYDISAISISGLGRARTNFYYPFLVPLSLSTTSPQPSPTPPTSLLLSTPPPSPPPTPKLEEETSYHLHDQQQSYEDLDNDIDALDNDESMTIAAILESFCSGSNSKKSADAEARTKNRHDVNVDAEVRTKNMHDVNVDGESSTRNMHDMNVDEELDKK